ACACTTGGCCCTAGACAATTTCGTTGTATTCTTAGTTATCGTCTTGGCATTCCTCTTTTCCCCAAAGATTGTCGATGCAATTGCTGCAACAGGAAGATGGATATATATATGGTGACCATGCTACATTGTGCCAGTGAGTTTGGGATTAAATTTAGGCATGATATCGTTCGTGACATCTTTGTAGACATATTTTCAGATCAACTGTTTCAGCCAGAAAAGAAGCACAGCTTGGTTTAATCTCTGAAGGGAATCACACTTTGCTTCCAGCTGACTTGTTAGTTTACAACTGGGAGAACAGGAAAGATACTTGTTTTGATGTCACAGGGGTATCTCCCTTCACAAATGACATTCGTTCTTTTGTTCCTGGGCAGGCTATTTCCAAAGCAATTCTCCGCAAATGCAACAAGTACTTAGCTACTTGTGAGTCTCATGGATATGGCTTTGGTGTTTTAGCCTTCACCACCTTGGGAGAGTTAGGTGAAGATACTATAGTATTTTTGAAATGGCTCAAGAATTGTCTTACGAACAATGATGCCAATTGTGGCTTAGGTATATTTTTATTTCATAGAGTTGGAgtggctattcaaaaaggtgtgggcgctcagcttgttgctaggttgccacCATTACTTGTAACATTGATCTTTCCTTTTatgaataaattttttttataataataataaatattcaattgatatttcataaaaaatattataataataataaatatttggaccaatgcGTGGCACATGGGTATGGTTTCAATGTTTTATCCTTTTCTACCTTGGGTGAACTTGGAGAAGATACAATACTCTTTCTCAAGAGACTGAGAAACTGCCTAGCTAGTCACAATGTCAACCGTAGATTAAGCGGTTCTCTCTTTCATAGATTATGCATTATTATTCTAAAGGGAGTCGGTGCCCATCTTTTAGCTCGGCTACCTACTACCGCTCTGTAAGGACGCTttcttgataataataatataaaattttatattaaaaaaaaaaaaataaataataataataataataataaaatattattattattaataagcGTCTTAGAAACTGTTTGGTTATCAATGACGCTAGTAATGGCTTTGGTAGTTTCACTTTTTATCGTTTGGGTGTTACGATTCAAAGAGGAGTTggggcccagcttgttgctaggttgccaaccAAAAGCTCTGTATAAATTATGTCCAAAATTATTAACAAGTATTTTTAACTAAAAAATAGTGAaagtaaataatataaaaaaattaataataatataataatataataacaataataataataataaattttattcaAAAGGGAGTcgctttctttcttttctgtgaatttagggtttgtagaaaaacGGAAAAACCTTTGAGTTTTTCGTCGATTTTTCTttaccaaatttttcttcttctctgtgaatttagggtttgtagattCAGTATCATCGATGTTGTattttgaatttagggttttctattggtttttctttcttctgcttcaTAACTCCGTGCAGAGTTCATAAATCCGTGAGAGTTTTCGTCGTTTGATGCTGGATGCTGTTCTGGGGTTTTGAGGATTCACACCACCAATAGGTTTTCTGTAAGGGATTTCGTTGCTCTGTATAAGGATTCGGTGTAGCAGATTTGTGCAAAGGTTTTGTATTTCGATTTAGGGGTTTTGAGATTTGGTTTCTTGTATGAGTAATTGATGTTACAGTATTATGGGTGTTTGAATTTGATGTCAGGGTTAACAATTTTagtaatttttttgattttgtgcTTTGTGATTGATTCACCATATTTAGAGGGTGTAGAAACTCCAACTGATCTCGTCTTTGAGAGTGGTTGTTTTTCAGGCTGTTTCTTTGAGCATTCAGTGTTTTGGGGTTCCCTATACAAAATTGAAGGCTTTGTTGTTGTAGCAGGGTTATTGTTTGTTGTATTTGGATTCTGCAGTGGGGTTATTGTTTGGTGTTGATGAACTGAAGTTAATTGTTTCTGTGTGTGTGACTAGTAGCAGCAGGAGGTATTTTCAAGAGTTGCGTGTGTGTAGAAGCAGTAACAGGGTTTTTTTTCATCATAGAGGAGTATAGTGCTCTGAGTTTGAAGTTTGTTTGAAGTTTCCTGTctatttaattagtgtttcagtAAATGGTCTTTTAAGGTTTCAATTGggattttttacctaatttgaactCTTAACTTCCCATTCCTTGAGTCCTAATTGTCTTCTGGTTCTCTCTTTGGGTTGGATTTTCGAATTAATTTGATATTCTCGCAATCTTGTTGAGTTTCAGAGGTAGTGTTTGCTGTTACTGTTGTTTGTTTTCTCTGTATTACTATGCCAAGAGTTACTAGGTCTAGGTCTAGTCAGACACAATGCTTACGTTCCATCCCTCAAGGTTGTGTTAATCAAACTGCAGATGAGTCTCATCAGTGCAGCATTGATGCATCAGTAGATTCACTTTCGGGCTCGTCTTCATCGTCTCAGTTCGCATCCACATCATTATCTTCTCTCTCACCCCCATCTCAACAcccatcaatatcaacctcaCAGGGTGGTAAGGTTCCTTGCCCATTCAAGGGATATGATGGATGTGGAGGTGGAGTTTGTGGAAGGGGTTATGCTAAGAGTGTCGTCTATCATATCAGCATTTCCCCACAGAGAAGGATAAAGAAACCTGCAGAGCACGTATACAGACTAATCCTGATTGCTTTGCTGCTTGGGAAAAGGTCTTACTTGACATGCAGATGTGGTTTTGCTTTAAATGTCTTCACATACATGCATGGAAAAAGGCGTGTACTTCAAAATTACATAAGGCTGATGTTATTGCAGGTCTTTTTAATGGACATGGTGCTGAGTTCCTTATTTACGGTGTATTGAAGCCATGGGCTGGTGGTGTGTCGGATAATGCAGTGGAATCTCGTAGTTCTTGTGATAGTTCTGGTTTGAATGATGCAGTAGTTGGCTTGTCTTTGGACATGCTTCATGCTGCATTTCAGAGAAGAATTACCACCATTATAAGTATACCCCCTCCCTGTAGACTACAGTTTTCTCGAGTCCTAAAATCAGCCTTGGATAAGGTGATTGGAAAACCTGGAGATTTACAGGCATGGCTTCAATTGTTGTTGTTACCCACTTGCACGCTAAACCCATTTGTACCCAATTGTTCTACTGAAGAGAGGTCTGACACACTAAGAAACTGCAAATTGTTGCAATCAATCAGTCCTTGAATGTATGGAGAGAGCCAAATGGATGTGCAACCTTGGTTCACGACTTGCTGGGTCAGTCCAAGCCATCTGCAGCCATCCGCAAAACATCCATGAAGACGAAAAAGGTCAGTGCCAATATTGCAGCTTGTAAGAAAAAGATTATCTTTGGACAGTACACGGCTGCTATCCGTGTGCTTTCTTCTGATGGATTAGCACCTGCCACCCCTGAAACCTTACAGGACTTGAGGCTAAAACACCCCCTACGCCACCACCATTTATCCCTTCACATGATAATTCTATTCCTATTTTGTCTGTTGATGCAGTAGATGTACTCTCAGCTAGTAAGAGCTTCCCTAAAGGCACCTCATGTGGGAGGGATGGCCTTAGGGCGCAGCATCTTCTAGATGCATTCAGTGGTACCGCGGCTGAAATCTCAGATGATCTACTGCATTCAATCGTAGGTGTAGTCAACTTGTGGTTAAGTGGTAAGTGCCCTCCATCTCTTGGTGAATTTATTGCCAGTATTCCATTAACACTATTACTCAAGCCAGGAGGAGGTGTGCATCCAATTATAGTTGGAACTATTTAGAGACGACTATGTTCTAAAATTGCTGCAACATCATCCTGTAAACAGTTAGCTTCGTATCTTGGGGACTTCCAGTTTGGTGTAGGAACTCCTTGCGGTGGCAAAGGCATTCTGCACGCTGCCAACAGACTGCTGGAGTTAAAAGGACATTGTGCAGCTCACACTATGTTGTTAATTGACTTCACAAATGCTTTCAATCTTGTCAACTGGTCAGTTATGCTTACAGAAGTCAATTTACATTGTCCTAACATCTATAAATGGGTTGAGTTTTGTAACTCACACCCTGACAGACTTTACTACAATGAGCATACACTTTCTTCTGCGAAAGGGGTACAACAGGGAGACCCTCTCGGTCCCCTTATTTTTGCACTAACGTTACACCCACTTTCCATCAAGATTGTAGCTAGTTGTGCATTGGATTTTCACGCCTGGTACCTCGATGACGGCACTATCGCAGGCGATACTCTGGAAGTAGCAAAGGCTTTGACAATTATCCAAAGAGAGGGACCTGAGAGAGGCTTGGTTGTGAACATTAAAAAAACTGAGATATTTTGGCCTTCGCCTGATCCCAGAAGCAACATAGTAGGTGTTTTCCCTTCAACAATTAGCAGGCCTGTGCTTGGAGTGAAATTGCTGGGAGGGCCGGTCATCCAGGATCAACTATATTGTAGCAATATGGTGGTTAGTAGGGTTGAGAAGACAGTTCACCTGATGAGCAAAGTACAGCAGCTGAATGACTCATAGTGTGAGTTATTATTATTACGCAATTGCATTGGTGTTTCCAAGCTCTATTTCACGCGGCATACTACGAACCCTATGGCCATCCAATATGCGACCTCTCTTTATGATCAGCACTTAATCCGTTACTTACGTCAGTTGGTTGTGGGAGATGGTGCCGACTTTGGTCCTGTGCAACAACGATTGGCCACCTTACCTATCAAGTCTGGCGGTTTTGGTGTTTACACTATGGAAGATACTGGAAAGTATTGTTATCTTGCCTCTTACGCACAAACTCTGTCCTTACAACACAATATTTTAAAGCTTTGCTTCTCCTTCAGAACTGAGCACTTTTTATGAATATGCTTTGCAGACAGTTACACAGGCTTGTGGTACTACAGTTTCCAACTTCGATATCAGAGATGCTTCCCCCCAGTTTATGAAGACCTTGGCAGCAAAATACTTTGATTTCGTCAAGGAAACCTTACCCTCAAGCTTTCCCTTGAATGAAAGAGAATCTATCTTATGGAAACACAACAGAGAGAAGCATGCTATGGACTTCTTAAAAGCCATTCCTATCGCGGTTTAAATCAA
This DNA window, taken from Papaver somniferum cultivar HN1 chromosome 3, ASM357369v1, whole genome shotgun sequence, encodes the following:
- the LOC113355297 gene encoding uncharacterized protein LOC113355297 isoform X1; the encoded protein is MERAKWMCNLGSRLAGSVQAICSHPQNIHEDEKVDVLSASKSFPKGTSCGRDGLRAQHLLDAFSGTAAEISDDLLHSIVGVVNLWLSVSFVSWGLPVWCRNSLRWQRHSARCQQTAGVKRTLCSSHYVVN
- the LOC113355297 gene encoding uncharacterized protein LOC113355297 isoform X2 translates to MERAKWMCNLGSRLAGSVQAICSHPQNIHEDEKDVLSASKSFPKGTSCGRDGLRAQHLLDAFSGTAAEISDDLLHSIVGVVNLWLSVSFVSWGLPVWCRNSLRWQRHSARCQQTAGVKRTLCSSHYVVN